The Mycolicibacterium monacense genome contains the following window.
ACACGATGCGCAGATTGGGGTGGCGATCGAATGTGCCGTCGAAGATGAGGCTCATCACCTGGTTCGCCGCGAGCAGCGAGTACGTGACCATGAAATCGTGGTTGTAGCTGGGCAACCCGACCGGCGGCATCGGCAGTTCGTCGTAGTGGCTGCGCGACAGGTGGCAGGCGACGGTGATGTCGTGTTTGGCAGCCGCCGCCCAGATCGGGTCGTACTTGGGGTTACCCCACGAGGGACGCGGTTCGGCCTTGATCAGGATCTGCGCCATGTAGGGGTGCCCGACCCAGCGTTCGATCTCGGCGACGCTCGCCTCAGGTTCCTCGATGGCCAGGCAGATCGACCCGCGCCAGCGCTCGTGCCAGTTGTTGTGGCTGTCCAGCCAGTGATTGGCCTGCCAGTCGTTGAGCCCGACGGACATCGCGTGCTGCGCTTCGGGAATGCGCGCGGGGTAGGCGGCGGGCTCCAGGATCGCAATGTCCGCGCCGGCCTCCATGATCAGCTGCTTGAACGCCAGATCAGGATCGCTGCAAGCGAATTCGCCGTCGGGCGGGAACGAGTCGACGCGCATCGCGTAGGAGTGGGCATAGTCGGGCGCGTCGTAGTAGATCTGGTCGCCCACCTTGTGGGTGCCGAAATACCTACTGCGCCACGGCTCGGGGATGTACTGACCGAGTTCGCCGCTACGGGGGGTCGGGTGGACGTCGCTGTCCACGCACCGCACGGCGATGCGTTCGGCGGCAGGTACCCGTGGATTGGCTGTGACAGTCATGAAGGCCTCCTCGTTACCTCTACTGTGCCG
Protein-coding sequences here:
- a CDS encoding amidohydrolase family protein; this encodes MTVTANPRVPAAERIAVRCVDSDVHPTPRSGELGQYIPEPWRSRYFGTHKVGDQIYYDAPDYAHSYAMRVDSFPPDGEFACSDPDLAFKQLIMEAGADIAILEPAAYPARIPEAQHAMSVGLNDWQANHWLDSHNNWHERWRGSICLAIEEPEASVAEIERWVGHPYMAQILIKAEPRPSWGNPKYDPIWAAAAKHDITVACHLSRSHYDELPMPPVGLPSYNHDFMVTYSLLAANQVMSLIFDGTFDRHPNLRIVFVEHAFSWILPLMWRMDALYEARKSWLDIKRKPSEYVKDHIKFTTQPLDYPEDKTELTRAFEWMECEKILLFSSDYPHWTFDDPRWLVKHLPEHAREAIMFRNGIETYKLPDTVPALEGQVRVF